The genomic stretch ATTAAAGACAATCATCGAATCTATTTTGATTTTGAAAGAAGTTTTGGAGGAAAGATTATTACAGATTATCAAGTAAATCTTTGATATAGATATAGCTTTGGTTCTTCCAAATATACTCCATATAATGGGGTTTCTACAACAGAAATTAAGCAAGTAGAATCTATTAAAGAAATGGCACCAACCAAAGGATTTTATCTACAAGTATTTGAAAAAGATAAGCTCTCTAAAAAAGAAGAAAATACTCTAAAGAAAATAAAAGATCTTAGAGTTCAAAATAAAGGAAATTCTAAAGTTTATCTAGTAGGTCCATTTAACAGTGAGCAGGATGCATCAAAACAAAAAGATCAAATGCAAGGCATATTAAAAGAATTAAATTCAAATGCTAATGTGATTGTAGTGGAATAAGTTTTAAACCCTAACTCTCATCAGAGTTAGGGTTATTTATCAGATAGAAAAACATAGAAAAACTAAAAGATGCAATGCATCAATGTTCTTTAAAATAAAGAGAACTTTCCTTCTCTTGCCACCACTTAATTTTTCTTTTCAAAGATTTTTTTATAAAACAAATCTTTAATAACTTAACATGACAAACAATGCGACAATATACTTTGAAAGTTTTAGTATATTTATAATAGACTCCTATTAAGTGGTGGTAGGAGAGGGAAAAGAAAGTTTTAGAATTTTATAAGTTTTAATTCAGTCTAAAATGGATAGTAAGATTATTTTTTTGTTGCTGAGAAAATAAAATACTTTTTTTAGCGATCCATAACTTATTGGGCGTCGTGCTTCTTTGATTCTTTTGAAGTAAGCTCAAAGCTAAAGTAGTGCTTGTCTTCACCGACAACAACTTCAATTTTAAATGTTTTATTATCTATTATTTTCTTTGGAAGAAATACAACAAACCCACCTAAAAAATTATCTGTATTTAAGGTTGTTTTCTTTAAATAGTTAGAAAGAAGAATTTTTCTACTAAATTCAGATTCTTTAAAATAGAGATCATCGTTATTATTAAGAAAAAAGATACCGCCATATAAAGTAAAAAAAATATTTGATCTTTGAGAAGAAGCTATAGGAGGGGTGGGAATATTGAAATTTTCAAGACTATTTTTGAAATTATAGCCACTTGAAAGTATTTCTTTTGGAGCAAGAGGTAAGATAGTGTCATTATCTTGCAATAGCTTAATATGATTAAAATCAAAAATAATATCTTTTGCTTTAGCAGTAATTAAAAGCATAAAAGGAGTGTTTTGAATATATACATCTTGTGCAATTTCAAGCCTTACCTCAGAATCCTTTTGTTTGGATAAAAGAACTTTTTTACCTTGGAGGAAATTATAACTTTGATTGGGTTTTATATCAAATACAGATGAACATCCACTCATCAAAAATAAAACGATAATGGGAACTAATTGAATTGCTACTCTCATAATATTCTATTTTTTCTTGTATTATTTGATGGCAATATTACAAAAAAAAGGTATCAAAATGCAAACAATACAGATTGCACACGGTAGTGGTGGGGCACAAACAAATGAATTAATTGAAAAGATTTTTTTGAAGTATCTAGGAAGTTTTTTTGTAAGTCAAGGGGAAGATGGGGGAGTGTTTGATGCAAACTCTAAGAAATATGTAGTTAGTACAGATTCTTTTGTGGTAAGTCCTTTATTTTTTTCTGGAGGAGATATAGGAAAGCTTAGTATTTGTGGAAGTAGTAATGATGTAGTAATGATGGGTGCTATTCCTAGATTTGTAACCTTAGGATTTATTATGGAGGAAGGGCTTGAAATTTCTGTGTTAGAGAAGATTTTAGAGTCAATGCAAAAGGAATTAGCTCAAACCAACTTAAAAATTTTATCTGCTGATACCAAGGTGGTTGGTAAGGGCAGTGTGGATAAAATCTTTATTAATACTACTGCGATTGGGGAGGTTATTTGTGATATTAGCATCCAAAATCTTCAAGAAGAGGATGTAATTATTTTAAGTAGTGATATTGGAAATCACGGTAGCGTTATTTTTTGTGAAAGAAATGATTTAGGCATTACTTCAAATATTCAAAGTGATTGCAAACAACTTTATGGACTACTTGAGAACATCTTAAAAAATAATGAAATAAAAATTCATACAATAAGAGATGCTACAAGAGGCGGATTAGCATCTGTTTTAAACGAATGGGCTCAATCTTCTCAAATGGATATTTTAATCCAAGAGGAGGCAATTAGAATTAGTAATGAAGTAAGGGGTATTTGCGAGATTTTAGGACTTGAAGCCTATGCTTTGGCAAATGAGGGGGTTTGTGTAATAGCCTTGCCTCAAAGATATGCAAATCAGGTCTTAGAAATGCTTCAATCCCATAGTGATGGAAAAAATGCAAGTATTATTGGAAAAGTTATCCAAAAACAAACACAATTCCCAAGAGTAATATTGCAAAATGCCTGGGGAAGCAAAAGATTTTTAGATCTTCCACAAGGGGAATTGCTTCCTAGAATTTGTTAGTTGTTAGGCCAATTTCCATTGTAAAGTTTTTCCACAATTTAGAGGAATAATTCTGTCATTGCCTATAGAAATTTCACTAGGAATGATAGTTGGTTGCTTGATTAGTTTAACAAGTTTTGTATTTTTAAAACTTAAATTATAGTTTTTTATCGCATTGTCGCTGACAAAACTTTGTAAATTATCCAAAGCATTATGCTTTTCAAAAAGCTCTACAAGACTTTCAAGTAGATAGGGAGCAGAAAAAATTCCAGCAGAGCTATTTTCACATAATTTTTTACTTAAAAGATGTGGAGCACTATCTGAACCAAAAGATACCTTAGGGTGCGCTTGAAGCGCAAGCTCTAGAAGCATTTCTTTGTCTTTTGGGGTCTTGAGAATAGGCTTGCAAAAATAATGAGGATTTAAGCCTTTTCCCAAAAGGTCATCTAGGTCCATAGTAATATGATGCAAAGTCAGTGTTGCATAGAGATTCTCAAAGTTTTCTAAGGCTTGAATGCTTCTATGATCACTCATATGCTCTAAAATAATCTTTAATTTTGGAAAATTTTTAGATAGTTTTTCAAATACTTTTAAAAACTCATACTCTCTATCTAGGCTAAAACCATTGCTTTCACCATGAATACTCAAAATAAAACCTAAATCTTGCGCAATCTCTAAGATTTTTAAAACCCCATCATCTAATATATCTTCAACACCATTGGAAGAATTTGTAGTAGAACCTTTGGGATAAAGCTTTAAGACTTTAAATCCCTTTTCAAGTGCTTTTTCCAATTCTTTTTGATTTAACTCTTGATTAAGATAGATACTCATAATTGGATAAAAATCTTTTGCAAGTCTTTTTATTTCTTGATAATAATTATCTGCAAGATTGGCATTTGTAAGAGGTTGTTTTAAATTTGGCATTACTACACCACCTAGGAATCTATCCGCGCTAAATGGTAATACAGATTCTAAGATCTCTCCTTCTCTTAAATGCAAATGCATATCTAGAGGATTTTTTAAAGTAATTGTATCCACGATATAACTCCTTTAGGCTAAATTATTGTAGCAATAGTATCTAACTTTATTGAGTAATTCATATATAGAAGAGAGTTTTTAATGTATTTAAGGTTTAAATTCAGCCTATGTTCTCTAATTCTTTAGAAATCATAGAGGTAAAAATACCCCAATAAGGCTTGTCATTAGGAATTTTAGAGGAAAAATCTTCTAAAATCGAATAATAATCTTGAAGAGTTAAAGCCCCCTTGAGAAGCTCATATTTTAAATAAAGCCAATAGGTGTTTAAAACATCACTCTGGCAGTAATCTTGAATCCTTTTTAGTTTTTCTGCAAGATCGTTATTATCTTCATAATAAATTTGATGCACAAAATCCCCACTTATATCATATTTCCCGGGTAGATTAAGCATTACGCAGATATCATCAAGTTTCATTCCCCTGATACTCCCAAAGTGGCTTAATGCATCTAGTAAATCTGTATGAAATCTCTCACTATATCTTTGACGATAATTTTCCCATTTATTTTTATTAAATTGAGGATTATCATTTTCATAATATGCCGTTGCAGAAAGATTATAAAACATTGCTCTTAGCATTATTGTAGGAATATCAAAATTCCTTCCATTATAACTTACCAGTTTTGGATTTTTTCGATCAATAAAAGCAAGAAAATCTCCAATGATAGATTTTTCATCATCATCTCTTCCAAAATTACCAACTTTAAT from Helicobacter sp. 'house sparrow 1' encodes the following:
- the pyrC gene encoding dihydroorotase translates to MDTITLKNPLDMHLHLREGEILESVLPFSADRFLGGVVMPNLKQPLTNANLADNYYQEIKRLAKDFYPIMSIYLNQELNQKELEKALEKGFKVLKLYPKGSTTNSSNGVEDILDDGVLKILEIAQDLGFILSIHGESNGFSLDREYEFLKVFEKLSKNFPKLKIILEHMSDHRSIQALENFENLYATLTLHHITMDLDDLLGKGLNPHYFCKPILKTPKDKEMLLELALQAHPKVSFGSDSAPHLLSKKLCENSSAGIFSAPYLLESLVELFEKHNALDNLQSFVSDNAIKNYNLSFKNTKLVKLIKQPTIIPSEISIGNDRIIPLNCGKTLQWKLA
- a CDS encoding 3'-5' exonuclease, translated to MICVFDIETVPNVALLRQFLGQEETNDLILCQKAFELQKEKTGSEFLPINLHKIVAISSVIADDYGRFIKVGNFGRDDDEKSIIGDFLAFIDRKNPKLVSYNGRNFDIPTIMLRAMFYNLSATAYYENDNPQFNKNKWENYRQRYSERFHTDLLDALSHFGSIRGMKLDDICVMLNLPGKYDISGDFVHQIYYEDNNDLAEKLKRIQDYCQSDVLNTYWLYLKYELLKGALTLQDYYSILEDFSSKIPNDKPYWGIFTSMISKELENIG
- the hypE gene encoding hydrogenase expression/formation protein HypE translates to MQTIQIAHGSGGAQTNELIEKIFLKYLGSFFVSQGEDGGVFDANSKKYVVSTDSFVVSPLFFSGGDIGKLSICGSSNDVVMMGAIPRFVTLGFIMEEGLEISVLEKILESMQKELAQTNLKILSADTKVVGKGSVDKIFINTTAIGEVICDISIQNLQEEDVIILSSDIGNHGSVIFCERNDLGITSNIQSDCKQLYGLLENILKNNEIKIHTIRDATRGGLASVLNEWAQSSQMDILIQEEAIRISNEVRGICEILGLEAYALANEGVCVIALPQRYANQVLEMLQSHSDGKNASIIGKVIQKQTQFPRVILQNAWGSKRFLDLPQGELLPRIC